Below is a window of Arachis duranensis cultivar V14167 unplaced genomic scaffold, aradu.V14167.gnm2.J7QH unplaced_Scaffold_37427, whole genome shotgun sequence DNA.
NNNNNNNNNNNNNNNNNNNNNNNNNNNNNNNNNNNNNNNNNNNNNNNNNNNNNNNNNNNNNNNNNNNNNNNNNNNNNNNNNNNNNNNNNNNNNNNNNNNNNNNNNNNNNNNNNNNNNNNNNNNNNNNNNNNNNNNNNNNNNNNNNNNNNNNNNNNNNNNNNNNNNNNNNNNNNNNNNNNNNNNNNNNNNNNNNNNNNNNNNNNNNNNNNNNNNNNNNNNNNNNNNNNNNNNNNNNNNNNNNNNNNNNNNNNNNNNNNNNNNNNNNNNNNNNNNNNNNNNNNNNNNNNNNNNNNNNNNNNNNNNNNNNNNNNNNNNNNNNNNNNNNNNNNNNNNNNNNNNNNNNNNNNNNNNNNNNNNNNNNNNNNNNNNNNNNNNNNNNNNNNNNNNNNNNNNNNNNNNNNNNNNNNNNNNNNNNNNNNNNNNNNNNNNNNNNNNNNNNNNNNNNNNNNNNNNNNNNNNNNNNNNNNNNNNNNNNNNNNNNNNNNNNNNNNNNNNNNNNNNNNNNNNNNNNNNNNNNNNNNNNNNNNNNNNNNNNNNNNNNNNNNNNNNNNNNNNNNNNNNNNNNNNNNNNNNNNNNNNNNNNNNNNNNNNNNNNNNNNNNNNNNNNNNNNNNNNNNNNNNNNNNNNNNNNNNNNNNNNNNNNNNNNNNNNNNNNNNNNNNNNNNNNNNNNNNNNNNNNNNNNNNNNNNNNNNNNNNNNNNNNNNNNNNNNNNNNNNNNNNNNNNNNNNNNNNNNNNNNNNNNNNNNNNNNNNNNNNNNNNNNNNNNNNNNNNNNNNNNNNNNNNNNNNNNNNNNNNNNNNNNNNNNNNNNNNNNNNNNNNNNNNNNNNNNNNNNNNNNNNNNNNNNNNNNNNNNNNNNNNNNNNNNNNNNNNNNNNNNNNNNNNNNNNNNNNNNNNNNNNNNNNNNNNNNNNNNNNNNNNNNNNNNNNNNNNNNNNNNNNNNNNNNNNNNNNNNNNNNNNNNNNNNNNNNNNNNNNNNNNNNNNNNNNNNNNNNNNNNNNNNNNNNNNNNNNNNNNNNNNNNNNNNNNNNNNNNNNNNNNNNNNNNNNNNNNNNNNNNNNNNNNNNNNNNNNNNNNNNNNNNNNNNNNNNNNNNNNNNNNNNNNNNNNNNNNNNNNNNNNNNNNNNNNNNNNTCATATGCTTCCATACATTCCTTGCTTAGCTCAAATTCGGTGTCTTTTTGTAGTAATCGAGAGAGAGGTAAGGCCACCTTGCTAAAGTCTTTGATGAATTTCCggtaaaatcctgcatgtccaagaaaagaacggacttccctctcggaggaggggtaaggtaaactggATATGACATTTATCTTTGCCGGATCTATGGAGATGCCTTCCTTTGATACTATGTGTCCCAAAACAATTCCTTGTttgaccatgaaatgacatttttcaaaatttagaacAAGGTTTGTTTTGGTGCATCTCTCTAAGACTTTTTCAAGGTTACCTAAACAATGctcaaatgaatcaccatacacactaaagtcatccatgaaaacttccattgATTGCTCTAGAAAGTCCGCAAATAggctcatcatgcatctttggaacgttgccggtgcattgcataggccgAATGGCATACGCTTGTAAGCATACGTCCCAAAGGGGCAAGTAAatgtggttttttcttggtcttctAGAGCAATATGAATTTGGAAGTATCCGGAGTAGccatcaagaaaacaataatatgatttaccggctaatcgatcaagcatttgatcaataaatGGTAGTGGGAAGTGATCTTTCCTTGTGGCTGCATTCAATCTTCGGTAGTCTATGCATACTCTCCAAGAATTTTGCACTCTTGTTGCTATAAGTTcaccactttcatttttgattgttGTCACTCCGGACTTTTTGGGCACTACTTGGACCGGGCTTACCCATTCGCTATCCGAGATAGGATAGATGGTGTCCGCTTCAAGTAGCTTAGTGACTTCTTTCTTTACTACCTCAAGAATGGTTGGATTAAGCCTCCTTTGAGGTTGTCAGACCGGTCTTGTTCCTTCTTCAAGGAATATGCGGTGCTCACATACTTTGGGGCTTATTCCCACTAGATCCGCCAAACTCCACCCGATTGCCCTTTTGTTTTTCCTCAATACATTCAGCAAtttctcttcttgttgagggGTTAGCTCTTGTGCAATTATCACAGGTAGCTCTTGGGCTTCATCAAGGTATGAATACCTTAGGTGAggtggtagtggcttcaatTCCATCTTTTTGTTATTCTTTGAAGTTTGAGTTTCCGGATGATTTGCATGATGTATGGTCTTTAGTTCGCTTGACTtttcatttgcttcttcaacCATATACTTCTCATCTAACTTTGCTAGATGTACTTCGGCCACTATGTTATCGATTGGATCACACCGAAATAAAGAATGGTTCTCCGgtggatgcttcattgcttcttcTAGGCTAAAGCTTACAATTCTcccatctatttcaaatgagtaGTTCCCCGAGTAAGCAACAAGTTTAAATCTAGAAGTCCTCAAGAATGGCCTTCCAAGTAAGATAGACGATGCTCTCTCGGTTTCGCTTGATGGCATTTCAAGGACATAGAAGTCAATGGGGAATATCAACCCTTTTATGTTCACCAATACATCTTCCGCAACACCCGCTACggttattatgcttttatccGCTAGGACAAATCTTGCCGTCGACCTTTTTAGTGGTGGTAAGTTCAATACGTGGTAGACGGATAGTGGCATGATGCTAACGcatgctccaaggtcacacataCAATCTCTAAATTGAACTCCATTGACTGTGCAAGTGACCATACAAGGGCCCGGATCATCACACTTCTCGGGCAATGTTCCCATTAAAGCGGAAATCGAACTCCCCAATGGGATAATTTccaattcaagaattctatccttATGTATGCATAAGTCTTTGAGGAATTTAGCATATCTAGGAACTTGATGGATAGCATCAAAGAGGGGgatggttacctcaactttcttgaacaCTTCCACCATTTTGGGGTCGAGTTCTATGCGCTTTTTAGCTTTCTTCGCAAGTGGTgggaatggaagtggttgagcaacttcttcttccaaggttctTTTGGCCTTGGGTGTCTCCCTTGTTGGTTGGACTTCATCCTCAACTATGGCTTGTGGTGTCTCCTCTTCCACTACTTCTTCTATATCTACTCTCTCCTCTTCTTGGGCGGTTGTGATAGGACTTGAGTCCTTTACTTCCTTCCCTTTTAATTGCGTACCGGATCTaagggtgatggcattgatgccccCCTTTGGATTTGGTTGAGGTTGAGAGGGAATAACACTTTGGATTGGGGGTTGAGGAGTGGAAGTTGAGGGTGTATCCATgcgtgcaagaagagcttgtagTGTAGAGGTGAGGCCGGTAAGACCGGAAGCGAGTGTGTTTTGTagttccttttggccttggatAATGGTCCGGAGTGTTTCGTCTTGGTTGGAGGGGGTGGTTGTATATGCGAGTTGGGGAgcttgtgattggt
It encodes the following:
- the LOC107493841 gene encoding uncharacterized protein LOC107493841 is translated as MDTPSTSTPQPPIQSVIPSQPQPNPKGGINAITLRSGTQLKGKEVKDSSPITTAQEEERVDIEEVVEEETPQAIVEDEVQPTRETPKAKRTLEEEVAQPLPFPPLAKKAKKRIELDPKMVEVFKKVEVTIPLFDAIHQVPRYAKFLKDLCIHKDRILELEIIPLGSSISALMGTLPEKCDDPGPCMVTCTVNGVQFRDCMCDLGACVSIMPLSVYHVLNLPPLKRSTARFVLADKSIITVAGVAEDVLVNIKGLIFPIDFYVLEMPSSETERASSILLGRPFLRTSRFKLVAYSGNYSFEIDGRIVSFSLEEAMKHPPENHSLFRCDPIDNIVAEVHLAKLDEKYMVEEANEKSSELKTIHHANHPETQTSKNNKKMELKPLPPHLRYSYLDEAQELPVIIAQELTPQQEEKLLNVLRKNKRAIGWSLADLVGISPKVCEHRIFLEEGTRPV